The Glandiceps talaboti chromosome 1, keGlaTala1.1, whole genome shotgun sequence genome has a segment encoding these proteins:
- the LOC144438961 gene encoding uncharacterized protein LOC144438961 — protein MTSLEVPAARRERRRNTNTNRQSLSHKSLRLSGQFSAIGNCWLLELSNALFVDSRFYQWQNLGDKLGFSQEDMEECERLWLSRGANPVYELLSRWGKREGATFRVMREKLRELGRLDVLMLLEEAIKGEFQLEVKIWMGEEDVPQDVTVHSSQKSTMSQILQRFLKEHHLYEDDIVFISPNHADFQLDWSTKAVKLKGRELILATRDSPRLDKLQHLYGKDDDDGSASDTWSTSSGGSNTSSTTPQQTQVIVKHYFMFDHCNIGTLNANPRSNSPFPDEEFADDVRRGSSASLPPDSDTRFCSELHLDPDRIPDGQRSPRDARSPKRGVSTRSLPPDFNVASTWHPKPPPPLPEKKGNKNVDEPNHHNFKHNAANGENRLPLSEQLKLKIPPKHKADNIDAMYTRREFEVLQSPNANNAGNVQQESMYMPLIREPGNEVTKSDDVVGYSSSASLASNYSLLQAPFPDSGDDFDDTSCSTSVDSGPFQQSLISMCAEHPAWHPNIPSSISEIEKVAKTYRRQDGWYFIYPYRGSIVVTVTFQTILKHFKIFEDRNGKIYFDKEDCKFRTLEDLVEVYKFRDIPVKTSPTTETRLNSDPEAPPLPQRGSHIRLRREIPVDPHLGF, from the exons atgacatcattggagGTACCTGCGGCAAGACGCGAACGAAGGCGAAATACGAATACCAATAGGCAATCGCTGTCTCATAAATCCTTGCGACTCAGCGGACAATTTTCGGCGATCGGTAATTGTTGGCTGTTAGAGTTGTCCAATGCCTTGTTTGTTGATTCACGATTTTATCAATGGCAGAATCTCGGGGACAAGTTGGGATTTTCTCAAGAGGATATGGAGGAATGTGAAAGGTTATGGCTCAGCAGAGGAGCGAATCCTGTTTACGAGCTCCTCAGTAGATGGGGCAAGAGAGAAGGGGCGACTTTCCGTGTTATGCGAGAGAAGTTAAGAGAACTTGGAAGACTTGATGTTCTGATGTTACTGGAAGAAGCTATAAAAG GGGAGTTTCAACTTGAAGTTAAAATATGGATGGGTGAAGAGGATGTACCTCAAGACGTAACTGTACACTCGTCACAGAAATCAACCATGTCACAAATATTACAACGGTTCCTTAAAGAGCACCATCTATATGAGGATGACATTGTGTTTATCAGTCCCAACCACGCTGATTTTCAACTAGATTGGTCAACAAAAGCTGTGAAATTAAAA GGAAGGGAGCTCATTCTAGCTACACGAGACTCTCCAAGACTTGACAAATTACAACACCTGTATGGAAAGGATGATGACGATGGATCAGCCTCGGATACATGGTCAACATCATCTGGTGGATCCAATACATCGTCCACTACACCCCAACAAACACAGGTTATTGTTAAACATTACTTCATGTTTGACCATTGTAATATTGGGACTTTAAATGCAAATCCACGCTCAAATTCTCCGTTTCCAGATGAAGAGTTTGCCGACGATGTCCGAAGAGGATCAAGCGCATCACTACCACCAGATAGTGATACAAGATTTTGTTCAGAGCTACACCTAGATCCTGACCGTATTCCAGATGGGCAACGATCTCCTAGAGATGCAAGATCGCCTAAAAGGGGTGTCTCGACAAGGTCATTGCCTCCTGATTTCAACGTTGCAAGCACTTGGCACCCAAAGCCTCCTCCCCCACTCCCTGAAAAGAAAGGAAACAAAAACGTCGATGAACCGAATCACCACAACTTCAAGCATAATGCTGCGAATGGTGAAAACAGACTTCCTCTTAGCGAACAATTGAAGTTGAAAATACCACCTAAACACAAAGCTGACAACATCGATGCAATGTATACGAGGCGGGAATTCGAAGTTCTCCAGTCACCAAATGCTAATAACGCTGGGAACGTTCAACAAGAAAGCATGTACATGCCTCTCATACGGGAACCTGGAAATGAAGTGACGAAGTCAGATGATGTCGTAGGTTATAGCAGTTCAGCAAGCCTTGCAAGTAACTACTCTCTACTACAAGCTCCATTTCCAGACAGCGGTGACGACTTTGATGACACCAGCTGCAGCACGTCAGTGGATAGTGGCCCCTTTCAACAAAGTCTAATATCAATGTGTGCTGAACACCCAGCCTGGCATCCTAATATTCCATCAAGCATCTCAGAG ATCGAGAAAGTGGCCAAAACATACAGACGTCAAGATGGCTggtatttcatttacccatatcGTGGCAGCATTGTCGTTACAGTTAC ATTCCAGACGATACTTAAAcacttcaaaatatttgaagacaGAAATGGAAAAATATACTTCGACAAGGAGGACTGTAAATTTCGAACCTTAGAGGATCTTGTCGAAGTGTACAAATTTCGGGATATTCCAGTGAAGACCTCACCAACAACCGAAACCCGTCTTAATTCTGACCCCGAAGCGCCACCCTTGCCACAACGAGGAAGTCACATCCGCTTGCGAAGGGAGATTCCTGTGGATCCACATTTAGGGTTCTGA
- the LOC144433591 gene encoding para-nitrobenzyl esterase-like — translation MFSFLRFVTFLPFLCFSCTLTNSQEPGFDASDDVNVIENPNAWKFAVNASSGAPCFATTDCGTVEGRVSKNVFVFKGIPYAKPPVGERRWKPPVSLKESGSCWSGTLQALKFGHECVQDHPSQGVIGDEDCLHLNIYTPTLNQHANLPVMFWIHGGYLMWSSNHEADYYPDETTVHDTNMVYVNLNYRLNGFGFLALDILSELSETHTSGNFGFMDQILGLKWVRDNIRNFGGNPDLVTLFGQSSGGTSTWALSVSPLAKGLFHRAWMISASPLFEITLEQASIANQVFLERSNCSDTECIYSLTPEQVIKANPTDVYPYWGSPNSCDLPVKDFKDGALCVIDGIIIPHDPLTVWKNGEGNDVPLVLGTTAQEIDYLPRDTSLRYWTWEKYRSHVADRLDPFGKDVTSQAMALYPYDESKDTPEFMLTTMASDILLHCGSDIIAKVAAESYQSPVYRYVATSWPSTQVSFMGFSWEPKYAFHLWDIFSFFGFVPRYVSNPTEEDMAFQKIMQKAIAHFAREGVMPPDMKWPTVPTGVALLDSTVEAHENYHAQECKFWVENGFYAYSWIN, via the exons ATGTTTAGCTTTCTACGATTCGTCACATTTTTACCATTTCTCTGCTTTAGTTGTACCTTAACTAATTCACAAGAGCCTGGATTTGACGCCAGTGATGATGTTAATGTCATCGAAAATCCAAATGCGTGGAAATTTGCGGTGAATGCATCTTCTGGTGCCCCCTGCTTTGCGACAACTGACTGTGGGACAGTTGAAGGTCGTGTCAgcaaaaatgtatttgtatttaaagGTATCCCTTACGCGAAACCCCCGGTCGGAGAACGTCGTTGGAAACCACCAGTCTCTCTGAAGGAAAGTGGCAGTTGTTGGAGTGGTACGCTGCAAGCTTTGAAATTTGGTCATGAATGTGTTCAAGATCACCCTTCGCAGGGTGTCATCGGTGATGAAGATTGCCTACATTTAAACATCTATACACCTACGTTAAACCAACATGCTAATCTTCCCGTGATGTTCTGGATTCATGGGGGATATTTGATGTGGTCCAGCAACCACGAAGCAGACTATTACCCCGACGAAACAACTGTTCACGACACTAATATGGTGTATGTCAATCTGAATTACAGACTAAACGGGTTCGGATTTCTGGCACTCGACATCCTTTCAGAGTTATCGGAGACCCATACATCAGGAAATTTTGGATTCATGGACCAAATTCTAGGCCTTAAGTGGGTACGAGACAATATCAGGAACTTTGGTGGAAATCCAGATTTGGTAACTCTCTTCGGTCAAAGTTCTGGCGGTACATCGACGTGGGCGTTATCTGTCTCGCCGTTGGCAAAAGGTCTTTTTCACAGAGCCTGGATGATTAGTGCATCTCCTCTCTTTGAAATAACACTAGAACAGGCTTCGATAGCTAATCAGGTGTTCCTTGAGCGATCAAATTGCAGTGACACCGAATGCATTTATTCCCTTACCCCTGAACAAGTGATCAAAGCAAACCCTACGGATGTTTACCCATATTGGGGTTCTCCAAATTCTTGCGATTTGCCAGTGAAAGACTTTAAAGATGGGGCTTTATGCGTCATAGACGGAATCATCATACCACACGACCCTCTCACTGTCTGGAAAAATGGGGAAGGAAATGATGTTCCTTTAGTCTTAG GAACAACGGCTCAAGAAATTGACTACCTTCCAAGAGATACAAGTTTGCGGTATTGGACTTGGGAGAAATACCGATCACATGTTGCAG ACAGGTTGGATCCATTTGGTAAGGATGTAACTTCACAAGCAATGGCTCTTTACCCTTATGATGAATCAAAGGACACGCCAGAATTTATGTTGACAACAATGGCATCTGATATCCTCCTACACTGTGGCAGTGATATCATTGCTAAAGTTGCTGCAGAATCCTACCAATCTCCTGTGTACCGATATGTAGCCACCTCGTGGCCTTCAACCCAAGTCTCTTTTATGGGGTTTTCATGGGAACCTAAATATGCCTTCCACTTGTGGGACATCTTTAGCTTTTTTGGTTTTGTGCCGAGATATGTATCGAATCCCACTGAGGAGGACATGGCCTTTCAGAAAATCATGCAGAAAGCAATCGCACATTTTGCCAGAGAGGGCGTGATGCCACCCGATATGAAATGGCCTACGGTTCCCACAGGTGTTGCTCTACTTGATAGTACAGTAGAAGCACATGAAAATTACCACGCACAGGAATGCAAGTTTTGGGTAGAGAACGGATTTTATGCTTATTCCTGGATTAATTAA